A genome region from Glutamicibacter arilaitensis Re117 includes the following:
- a CDS encoding RNA-directed DNA polymerase → MATHRIIVRSDTAKKLNLYTAAATVASIPLMDLPVLLSDKALQGSEKDLAKSAQSSLEAGMYPTLEFIPMPKLGYGNRPLASLGPETRVVLTSIVNALEDSLPKSSRQGGFSNFEKFGTESDDSWLVDFDIAACYEYIDHNILDDELIRQGADADIVRLTSELLHSMLARPIGLPQGLDPSHRLSDAYLDRIQRNLLRHGYSGTRFADDFRMVVQSPEEAHKLISLSIEEARSVHLTLAEQKIRVRRSKDVVAELVNRTSVFEDYVEKMIDELTEEITQKVDYDDFETEYVVPDEDVVNFAALEELLEDWGDKDRASSRALAHAGTFALRQAQEIKHDIKPLAALQE, encoded by the coding sequence ATGGCCACTCACCGAATTATCGTTCGATCTGATACTGCAAAAAAACTAAACCTCTACACGGCAGCCGCTACGGTAGCTTCAATCCCCCTTATGGATCTACCAGTTCTACTCTCCGATAAGGCATTGCAGGGTTCTGAAAAAGACCTTGCTAAATCTGCCCAATCAAGCTTAGAAGCGGGCATGTACCCAACCCTTGAATTCATTCCGATGCCGAAACTTGGATACGGAAATAGGCCGCTCGCTTCACTCGGCCCGGAGACAAGAGTGGTTCTCACTTCCATAGTAAACGCCTTGGAAGATTCTCTCCCTAAGAGTTCCCGACAAGGAGGGTTTTCGAATTTTGAAAAATTTGGAACTGAATCGGATGATTCATGGCTCGTGGATTTCGATATCGCCGCATGCTACGAATACATCGACCACAACATTCTGGATGATGAGCTGATAAGACAAGGGGCGGACGCAGACATTGTAAGGTTGACTAGTGAATTACTCCATTCCATGTTAGCTCGTCCAATTGGCCTTCCACAGGGTTTGGATCCGAGTCATCGTCTCTCTGATGCATATTTAGACCGAATCCAACGGAACCTACTCAGGCATGGTTACTCAGGAACTAGGTTCGCTGATGATTTCAGGATGGTAGTCCAGTCCCCCGAAGAGGCTCACAAACTAATTAGCCTGTCTATCGAAGAAGCCCGTTCAGTCCATTTGACTTTAGCTGAACAAAAGATTCGTGTACGCAGATCTAAGGACGTAGTCGCAGAGCTAGTTAACCGCACAAGTGTTTTTGAGGATTACGTCGAGAAAATGATCGATGAACTCACAGAGGAAATAACGCAAAAGGTCGATTACGACGACTTCGAGACAGAGTATGTGGTTCCCGACGAAGATGTTGTTAATTTCGCGGCTTTAGAAGAGCTGCTCGAAGATTGGGGCGATAAGGATAGGGCTAGCAGTCGAGCACTAGCTCATGCTGGAACTTTCGCCCTACGACAAGCACAGGAGATAAAGCATGACATCAAACCATTAGCGGCTCTTCAGGAATAA
- a CDS encoding ISL3-like element ISAar19 family transposase: MLNPTFTAPDLTTFTNLDGLGLTAIGQHLSAAKAEILCHVTNPIPWCQTCGAAGIPRDTVTRRLAHEPLGWRPTVLVIKHRRYRCANCQRVWREELSQAVAPRQKISRTGLRWALVGLVCHHLSVSRIAEGLGVTWNTANEAVLAEGQRLLIDDPTRFDGVKVLGVDEHVWRHTRTGDKYVTVIVDLTAVRDGTGTARLIDMVPGRSKAVFKTWLADQEEQWKQGIEVVAMDGFTGFKTAAVEELPHAVEVLDPFHVVKLGSEALDQTRQRIQREQHGRRGRKDDPLYKCRRTLTTGLSLATEKQKTKLEDLFKEPEYEPVQLVWSVYQKMVDAYRQPKPEVGRWALEQLINEVGTKVPKGLPELKKLGGTLRRRKTDILAYFDHIGSSNGPTEALNGRLEHLRGIALGFKNLAHYIARSLLETGGFRRRLHPQS, encoded by the coding sequence TTGCTCAATCCTACCTTCACCGCACCAGACCTCACCACTTTCACCAATCTTGACGGCTTGGGACTGACCGCAATCGGGCAACACCTGAGCGCAGCGAAAGCCGAAATCCTCTGCCACGTCACCAACCCGATCCCTTGGTGCCAAACCTGCGGAGCAGCAGGCATTCCACGCGATACCGTCACCCGCCGCCTCGCCCACGAACCATTGGGCTGGCGTCCCACTGTCCTAGTCATCAAACACCGCCGCTACCGTTGCGCCAATTGCCAACGAGTCTGGCGTGAAGAGCTGTCCCAAGCAGTAGCGCCACGCCAGAAAATCAGCAGGACCGGGCTACGCTGGGCGCTGGTTGGACTGGTCTGCCACCACTTGTCAGTCTCCCGAATTGCCGAAGGCCTCGGCGTCACCTGGAATACCGCCAATGAGGCTGTGCTGGCTGAAGGTCAACGCTTACTGATTGATGATCCAACCCGCTTCGACGGGGTCAAAGTGCTGGGAGTCGATGAACATGTTTGGCGGCATACCCGAACCGGCGACAAATACGTCACCGTGATTGTGGACCTCACCGCGGTGCGTGACGGCACCGGTACCGCACGACTGATCGACATGGTCCCTGGAAGATCCAAAGCTGTATTCAAAACCTGGCTGGCTGATCAAGAAGAACAATGGAAACAGGGCATTGAAGTCGTCGCAATGGACGGTTTCACCGGCTTCAAAACAGCTGCCGTCGAGGAGCTACCCCACGCGGTGGAGGTGTTGGATCCATTCCATGTAGTCAAACTAGGTTCCGAGGCGCTGGACCAGACCCGGCAACGGATTCAACGTGAGCAACATGGGCGTCGAGGACGCAAGGATGACCCGCTTTACAAGTGCAGGCGAACGCTGACCACGGGACTATCCTTGGCTACGGAAAAGCAGAAGACCAAGCTTGAAGACCTGTTCAAGGAGCCGGAGTATGAGCCGGTTCAATTGGTCTGGAGCGTGTATCAGAAGATGGTGGATGCCTACCGGCAACCGAAGCCCGAGGTCGGACGGTGGGCCTTGGAGCAACTGATCAACGAAGTTGGCACGAAGGTACCGAAAGGGTTGCCGGAGCTGAAAAAGCTCGGCGGCACCCTGCGCAGGAGGAAGACGGACATTCTCGCGTACTTTGATCATATTGGTAGTTCGAATGGTCCTACCGAGGCTTTGAATGGCAGGTTGGAGCATCTGCGAGGTATCGCGTTGGGGTTCAAGAATCTGGCGCACTATATCGCCCGGTCGTTGTTGGAGACCGGTGGGTTTAGACGGCGTTTACACCCTCAATCCTGA
- a CDS encoding IS3-like element ISAar44 family transposase (programmed frameshift): MSIDSIHPTPGNMPENGTMDSIDSRPEQPRRRSISPAQKLAYLDGYEQAIQTGEGRGYLRANALYSSQIVEWRRLRDAGVLGDSTSNSFPARSSSRLSKEQAEIARLKKQLAANEQKLATTQTALEIMGKGTRALGTNLEERGFQIAAQDLLSHVYEQLVTGGVSTRQASSLAGVSRATMNRRQNAARAGRALRATAPRPAPANKLTAQEETTILATLNSERFVDQAPEQIHATLLSEGTYLCSVSSMYRLLRRAKQVAERRRQARHPARKVPELVADQPGEVFTWDITKLAGPTKGVYFDAYVMIDIYSRYIVGCQVHTRESGELASDFIAGVFAKDQVPKVVHADRGTSMTSKPVAALLADLDVLKSHSRPKVSNDNPFSEAWFKTLKYLPTFPQRFGSLVDARAFMDRFVQSYNGHHRHSGIGFHTPADVHFGMTGHVDDQRLAALQRAWDEHPERFGRRRLPKKLQMPEAAWINEPVKRLEGQEMQAG, from the exons ATGAGCATCGATTCCATCCACCCCACCCCGGGGAACATGCCGGAGAATGGAACTATGGACTCCATCGATTCGCGCCCAGAACAGCCCCGCCGCAGGAGCATCAGCCCAGCCCAGAAACTGGCTTACCTCGACGGCTACGAACAAGCGATCCAAACCGGCGAGGGCCGAGGCTACCTGCGCGCCAACGCCTTGTATTCCTCGCAGATCGTTGAATGGCGCAGGCTACGCGACGCCGGAGTCCTCGGAGATTCAACCAGCAACAGCTTCCCGGCCCGGTCCAGTAGCCGGCTGAGCAAGGAACAAGCGGAAATCGCCCGACTGAAAAAGCAGCTAGCTGCCAACGAGCAGAAGCTTGCAACCACCCAAACCGCGTTGGAGATCATGGGAAAAG GCACACGCGCTCTTGGAACAAATCTCGAAGAGCGCGGATTCCAAATAGCAGCCCAGGACCTCCTGTCCCACGTTTATGAACAACTGGTCACCGGCGGGGTATCAACACGTCAGGCCAGCTCGCTGGCCGGGGTCAGTAGGGCGACGATGAACCGCCGCCAAAACGCTGCCCGCGCAGGGCGAGCACTGCGGGCTACCGCTCCTCGCCCGGCACCAGCGAACAAGCTCACCGCGCAGGAAGAAACCACGATTCTGGCAACGCTGAACAGCGAACGGTTCGTGGACCAAGCCCCAGAGCAGATCCACGCCACGCTGCTGTCTGAAGGGACATATCTGTGCTCGGTATCGAGCATGTATCGGTTGCTGCGGAGGGCGAAGCAAGTGGCTGAACGCCGTCGACAGGCCCGTCATCCAGCACGAAAGGTCCCCGAGCTGGTCGCGGATCAGCCTGGAGAGGTGTTCACTTGGGATATCACTAAGCTGGCCGGCCCGACGAAGGGCGTGTATTTCGACGCGTACGTGATGATTGATATCTATTCGCGCTATATCGTCGGTTGCCAGGTCCATACTCGTGAATCCGGGGAGCTGGCGAGTGATTTCATTGCCGGGGTGTTCGCCAAAGACCAGGTGCCGAAAGTTGTGCATGCCGACCGCGGCACCTCGATGACCTCGAAACCCGTGGCGGCTTTGTTGGCGGACTTGGACGTGCTCAAATCGCATTCGCGGCCGAAGGTCAGCAATGACAACCCGTTCAGTGAGGCGTGGTTCAAGACCTTGAAGTATCTTCCGACATTCCCGCAGCGGTTTGGATCACTTGTTGATGCCCGGGCTTTCATGGACCGGTTTGTTCAGTCGTATAACGGGCACCATCGCCATTCGGGGATTGGGTTCCATACGCCTGCTGATGTTCATTTCGGGATGACTGGGCATGTTGATGACCAGAGGTTGGCTGCATTGCAGAGGGCTTGGGATGAGCATCCTGAGCGTTTTGGGCGGCGCAGGTTGCCGAAGAAGCTTCAGATGCCCGAAGCGGCGTGGATCAATGAGCCGGTGAAGCGGTTGGAAGGACAAGAAATGCAAGCTGGTTAA